The nucleotide sequence ACCAGTGTAATGGAGGCACAACTTATCAATTACCTGCGTTTATCCAAGGTACCGGTCGGCTACCTTATCAACTTTCGCAAGACTAAAGTTGAGTGGCGGCGCTTTATCGTCTCGGGGGAGTAGTTCTCCCCATTTTTAGTCGTATATTTATTTCAAAGAACTTTTACTGCCGTCGAATATGGTCATTGGACCAGAAACCGCCTCTCAAGCTCGTTCCTTAGGTCGGCGCAGGTCAGCTCAGTCATTCGGCGAACTGTACTTCACACTATTTTACGGCATTAAAAATCGAACTTTCATTGTCTGTATGATTCTATTGTGGACATATATATCGAGATAGTTAATTTCACTGATATTCCAAAAAATATCGTCTTCTTTAAGACTCGTACCGTTTGTATTAGAGAATCGATTTTTGTACCGATATATGGAATCTCCATCAGACATTTGTAGAATATCTATTGGCTGCATATCAAGGTCATCCAGTTCATTTACTGATTCTCCAACTTTTACAGTTGAAATAGAATAGCCTTCTGGAACTCCCAAAAAGAAATTATCCATATCATTTTTTGAAACACCATTATTGAAAAGTATGATTTGTTTTTTCTCTGCTTGAACAATAAAAACTCCAGTGTTCATTTTCAGGTTCTGATAGAAAACATCTGAATCCGCCTTATACGTAGCACATCCATTGCTATTACCTAACATGATAAAAAAACAAACTAAAAATTTCCAAAAACGTTGTATTGATTTTTTCATTGAATCTCTGTGCAATAATCAGCTCTATGCTTTCATGTACATTAATCTTATCTCTTGCACTTTTTGATCTCGCACAATTACATCCATGTAATATATTTCGGTTATACTCCAATATTGATTTTCGTACAGATCTTCTATTAACTTCTTACTCAAACTTGCACCACCTTTATATCGGAAAACAATACTTCCATCATCGTTATAAACAATACCGACTGGCTTTATAGAAATTGCATATAAATCGTCAATAGAACTACCAATAAACACAGTTGATATGTTAAATAATTTTCCTATCTCTACCGACCCCATTGACTGATTTGTTTTTTCTCTATTCCCGAAAACGGCAATATGTTTCTGGTCTTTATCAACTATATAGATGCTTACATTATCTGGTAAGAGCTTGTAATAACTACTGTCATCCCATCCTCCCGAAATACATCCGCACATACTACTAAAGGATAAAAATACCAAAATCAAAGTTATCGCTTTCTTTTCCATATGAACTGCGCCCAATTGTCAAGACAGTTTTATAGGAAGTTTAAGGTGTACTCCTCCCTCCTGTTTTATTCTACGCTGCCAACGGCAGCGGGTTCTCCGTAGCGAATGATTGATGCATCTCTTCCGGTGTCCTGTACTCCAGCGACTGGTGTAGCCGTTCGGTGTTGTAGAACGTGAAGTAGTGTTCAATCCCATGATGTAATTCCACCATGCTCTCATATGACCGCAGGTAGATATCCTCATATTTCAATGAGCGCCACAGTCGTTCGACATACACATTGTCCAGTGCGCGGCCAACGCCGTCCATGCTGATCTCCACCTGGTGTTCTTCCAACACCGACAGGTAGGCCCTGCTTGTGAACTGGCTACCCTGATCCGTGTTAAAGATCGCCGGGACCCCATAGGTCTCGATCGCCTCCTGCAGCGCGGCAACACAGAATGACGGATCCATGCTATTCGAAAGCCGCCAGCTCAAGACCTTACGAGAGTACAGATCCACTATAGCCACCAGATAGACGTGCCCCTGCGGAAGACCAATATAGGTGATATCACTGGCCCAAACCTGATTGGGATGCCGTATTTGCTTACCGCGCAACAAATACGGATATTTCTTGTGATCGTTGCGTGCCTTGCTCAGATTTGGCCCAGGATATAATGCCCGCAGTCCAAAACGCTTCATCAGCCGCCTGACTCGTTTTCTGGTCAGGTGAGGATGCTCAGGTAACAGCACTCGTGATACTTTGCGATAGCCGTAAAAGGGGACCTTCTTGTGATACTCCAGGATGACTGTGAGATCCTCCAGATCCGTCTCTGTTCGCATATCTCGGCCTTTGCGGTAGTAGGAGCTCCGAGTGACCTCAAGAGTACGACACTGCTGCGCTATGCTCAGCTCGGGATGGTTCGGATCAATCATTCCGGATCTTTCCCGTAATACTCGCGGTGTTTTTTTTTGAGAAATTCGTTCACAACTGTCAGTTCTCCAACAGTTCGCAGCAGTTGGTCACGCTCCTGCTCAAGCCTGCGCTCCTCTTCTCGCTTCTTATTAGGACGCTCGAAAGTCGCAGGAAGATTGTCCGGCAGCTGCTTTTTCCACTGCGATACCTGGTTCGGATGCACATCGTATTTAAGTGCAATCTGCTGTATGGTCTCCTGCTCCTTGATAGCCTCAAGTGCCACTTTCGATTTGAATGCGGTGTTGTAGCTCTTCCTCATGGTACTACTATACCTCTCTGCTCCCTGGAAGGCGAGAGTTACACCTTAAAGGCACCCCCAGAAGCTGTCTCGTTTCCTGGGCTCATTATAATATTCCCTCGCAATTAATCCTTTTACTACAGCATTTTTTATGGGGTCGCACCATAGAGGTCAGCTCTATGCTCTATCCAATCATGAAATCTAGTTGAGGCGAAATACAATGGGACAAAAGATATACCCCATGCCGGATAATCATATCGTCGATGACAAGATTCATGTGTACCGAGGGTTTCCCTTTTCCCTGTGTATCCACTTATATAGGTTGTAGATTGATTATTCGGATTCTTATCTTCGTCAATATAATACGCAACTACATCACCTAAGGTCTGTGCTTGCGTTTTTCCTTTATCAAGATCAGTATAGGCATTCCATCCCCCATCGCTAAAATCGAACCCATTCACATGCCCTGTCATTGCCCAATAAGCTACAACTCCCAAACCAATAATTGTATTCGGCGCATTCCATACCTGCGGCATACTTACACTAATCGGGACTCTCGAATCAGAACGATACCGACTCCATATCCCGTCAGAATAGCCATTGTATGACCAGTCCCCCCCACTTTCAGACCAGGAGAATCCGACAGCTCGACCATACCATCCACTTGAGAATGCCCCCCATCCATATCTGTATCCAAATCCAGCACTTAAAGAATTTGAGCCAACATATACCCCACATGAAACGGTGCCTCCCAGATATTTACCCGAGGTTGTCCAGTATTGCGAGGTACTAAGTTCAACACCCACCCCATATGCACCTATTCCAACATTATACGAGAGCGAATATCCAGTTTCAGTATTATATGACCCACCTATTGATGTATAACCCTGAATTGGTCCCGCAATTGCATATACTCCAACACTTGCAGTTGCAGTCTGCGTGCCATCCTCATTCCATACATAGCTGATATTTCCAGAACTAAGGCCAATTTCATTAGAGAAATCACAAGCAGCACCGACTCCAACATGCCAGCCATGATCACTATCCCAGCCGAACACAACCCCGATGCCCAAACTCCAGAGCCCCGTCGGATCCGTATAAACAACCGGATTATTCCCGCAATACGCATACCGATTCAACCCATCCAGCACGCTATCAGCCTGCAAAAACCTCCCCAGCACCGGATCATAGTACCTGGCATGGAAATAATAGATACCGTTCCCGTCATTATGCTGGCCAGTAAACTGATACGGTGTCTCCTCATCTCCTGCGGCATAAATGGTCTCCCCGAAAGGAGAATAGGCCAGAGAAGAAACTACATTGCCGCTTTCATCAGTCATCCGCACAGCAGATCCCAAATGGTCGGTGTGGAGATAAAGGAGTTCTTCGGAACTCAGCACGCTGTTTTCATATACGCTTTTGCGCTGGGCTATACGCATAGCATTAGCAAAGTAGCCTGCTGTTACGGTAGTCGTTGTTCCTTCTACGCGGACTTCGTAACCTGCAAAAAAGAAATAGGTTGTTCCGCCTGATTCGGAAGATGATATCCTATCCCCTGATGGATCGTAGGAGTAATAGCTAACCTCACTCCCAATCTCAAGGCGAATAAGCCGGTTCTCACCGTCGTAATCAAACTCCCGTTCTTCAGGGGTTGCTGTGATTCCGCTGTAGCGGAAAGCGCCGTACTGGTCCATCAGCTCATCATCGCTTAAGGTGATTGTTTGCAGGCCGCTTATTCCGTTTACCGGGTCAAAGGTGCCGGTTACAAAGTAGACCTGGGTTGGATCATTGCTTTCCACGGTCTCGCCGTTTACCATAATGCGGTCTACCCGGACGCCGTCGGCACTGCCGGTTCCCTGATCTCCGGCATAGCGGACATAAATAGGATCACTGCCGTTCCAATAGCCGTGCCAGGTGTAATCACGCACGTCTTCGTCATTCAGACGCCAGCGCATTTCCCGCTTGTCGCCTACCCACAATTCCAGCACCGGCTGAGCACCCCTTAGGCCTTCGGCTCCTGCGGTTATGCTAACGGAGGTATAATTCGTTGCCCGGGTCATGTCGCCGTTGGCGTTGTATTCAAAGGTGCGGATGGTGTTGCCGGCGTCCTGCAGTTCGGTTACGGCATGGGGTTTAAGGCCGCCGTAGAGGTATGTCAAGCCATTCTTCTGGTAGATATTGTTAACTTCATCATAGGAGTACGCCTTGGTTTCTGTTGTGCCGCGGATGTCGGTGTCGTAGCTGCTTAAACGGTTCAGATAATCGTAGATAAAATTCTCGGTATACGCGCCGTCAAAATCATCGGTAAAGGTTTTCCGGGTAATGTTATCCACGGAATCATATTCGTAACAGGTGCTGCCGATGATGGTCCCGCTGTGGGCAATATCGATGCTTTGCAGCCGATAACTGGTTGCGCCGCCGTCGCTTCCGTCATAATAGCCGTATTCCGTGGTAACGCCGTTGCCGAAGGTAAAGCCTGATATCTTGCCGAAGGGTTCAGAGTCCAGGGCGGAGATGTAGGCATAGCCGGAACTGTTTTCCAGGGACGACAGATTCCCGTCATTCAGATAGGTATGAATCAGTTCTTCTCCATCAGGATTGACTTCCCGACGCAACCGGTCCATGGAATCATACTGGGTGTACTGCATGGTTTTACTCATGCCGGAAAGCTCCCGGGTGTGGGTCGTTACCCGTCCCCGTTCGTCATAGGTAAAGGCATCGCTGTTGCCGTCGAAAGTTACGAATATCAGCTGACCGACTTCATACACTGAAGAGTCGGTTCCGTAGGTATAGCTTGCTGCAGGGTCGCCGTTTACCGTTTTACTGGTCATACGGTTCTGTTCGTCATAGCTAAAGCTTACGGTGTTGCCTTCCGCATCCTGTTGGCTTATCAGGTTGCCGTTCTTGTCGTACGAATAGGACCAGAGGCCCTTGTCAGGATCGTCATAGGAGGTTTTGCGTCCCAGCATATCCAGTTTAGTGGTAATGGTATTGCCGTCCTGGTCGGATATCTGTGTTGCGTTGCCGGCAGTAGTTACCCTGGTATTGGTATAGTACGAATAGCTGTCGATAAAGGTCGCGGCATTCAGATAATCCCAGAATGCGGAAAAATCGTCTTCGTAGGTGTATTCGAATACGTCCCGGCCGTAGACTGACCGGGCGGAAACATGTCCGGCGGGGTCCATGGTAATACTGCTGCGTTTTCCGTATTTGGTTTTGGTTGATGTACCGTCGGGATAGATCTTTTCGACTATGCGGCCCACACCATCATATAGGGTTTCAGAGAACACCCGATCTGAAGAATCACGTTCGCCGGTGTAGTCATATTCGTATGAGTCAGAATAGTAGGGGACGCTGATCTTCCATTCACGCCCGGCACTATCGTAGTGGGTATCGATGGTTATCCAGCAGTCGTCGGTGGCTTCGCTCTTGCGTTCGAGCTCTCGGCCCAAGCCGTCGGAGTAGACGTAAGCCACCAAATACGAGGCAGCCTCGGTCGGCGCCGAGTCCTTGACCTCGGTTTTGACCCAGTTGGGAAGACCGTCGGTTAAAGGATCGGAATAGGTATAGCGCTTGGTTGGTGCAATCTCGCTGTCCCCGGGAGCGATTTCCGCAATGACCCGACCGAACTCGTCATAGACCTTCTTCCATGCAACACCGTTTACATCGGTTACTATAACAGGCTGCATGCGATCATCATACGAGACGGTTTCGGTGTTACCGTCCACATCGGTTTTGCTCACTACATAGGTAGCGTAATCTGAATCGTAAGTTAACTGAGCTGAATGGCCAGAAGCGGGGGTAACCTCTCCCGATACCGTTCGGGCATCATCGGCCCAGATAAGGTTCCCGTAATCGTCGTAACCGTACTCCATGGCTGAATCATTTGTTCCGTTCTCAAACTCCTTGTGGGTTACCAGGCCAGCATCCACGTAGCCGCCTGCGGTGTCGCCGTCATATAGATAGCGGGTTTCCGATACCGTGGTTAAAAGCCCGTCAAGGGTATAGGCGTGGGTCTGTTCTGTAGCAGGTACGGAGATATAGCGGCTCTCCGAATCAAGGGTAATGTACTCGACCTCTTTGGTAATATCGTCATAGACATCAAGGTTCGTCAGGCCGGGCCAGGAGACTTCGCCGTAATCGACGGAATTAAGCTGATTACCGTATGAATCATATGAGGGATACTCCACCATGGTGGTTACAGGATCATCGGAAAAGTTGTAGAGCCGCTCGACAACACGCCGCAGTTCGATGGCTCCTGTAGTCGAATTGAGTGCGTAGGTGTTTTCTTTAACAGACCAAAAGTCTGCATAATCGTAACAGTCTCCAAAGTAGACCTCTGTTTTCTCAACCAGGCCGTAGAAGGTATCGGGATCCTGGTTGTACCAGGTGCGGGTGGTTAATCCGGTTTGTTGGTCATATTTCGCAACCCACTCAAAGCCTAGGTTTTTGCGTTCGTAGCGGTAGCCGGTTTTAAGCAGGCCGTTATGGTAGAAATAGTCGGTGATTGTGGTGTTGCCCAGGCCGTCATCTATAGCAAGCTCGGTTACCAGCATGCGGGAGCTTGGGTTGGCGATGATTGGGTTGGAAGAGTTTTCCAGGCAGACGGCTCCGTCGAGTTTGGGGGCGGGTGTGTAGGTGGGGGAGATGGTGGCGCCGGAGGAATTTGTTATTGTGGTTAATAAATTAGAACGCGGACCAGTATTGGGGTGCACCCGAATAATTCCGTTCCCCGTATCCCAGAACGTAAGATCAGTTATGCCATCTCCATTATAATCTCCAGGATATAAATTCGATCCTTCATGAAAACTTGTCGCATAAAACGTCTGCCCCTGTAATTTACCGTCTTCTACAGGGTGCACCCGAATAATTCCGTTCCCCGTATCCCAGAACGCAAGATCAGTTATGCCATCTCCGTTATAATCCCCAGGATATAAATTCGATCCTTCATGAAAACTTGTCGCATAAAACGTCTGCCCCTGTAATTTACCGTCTTCTACAGGGTGCACCCGAATAATTCCGTTCCCCGTATCCCAGAACGCAAGATCAGTTATGCCATCTCCGTTATAATCTCCAGGATATAAATTCGATCCTTCATGAAAACTTGTCGCATAAAACGTCTGCCCCTGTAATTTACCGTCTTCTACAGGGTGCACCCGAATAATTCCGTTCCCCGTATCCCAGAACGCAAGATCAGTTATGCCGTCTCCATTATAATCTCCAGGATATAAATTCGATCCTTCATGAAAACTTGTCGCATAAAACGTCTGCCCCTGTAATTTACCATCTTCTACAGGGTGCACCCGAATAATTCCGTTCCCCTTATCCCAGAACGCAAGATCAGTTATGCCGTCTCCGTTATAATCCCCAGGATATAAATTCGATCCTTCATGAAAACTTGTCGCATAAAACGTCTGCCCCTGTAATTTACCGTCTTCTACAGGGTGCACCCGAATAATTCCGTTCCCCTTATCCCAGAACGCAAGATCAGTTATGCCGTCTCCGTTATAATCCCCAGGATATAAATTCGATCCTTCATGAAAACTTGTCGCATAAAACGTCTGCCCCTGTAATTTACCATCTTCTACAGGGTGCACCCGAATAATTCCGTTCCCCGTATCCCAGAACGCAAGATCAGTTATGCCGTCTCCGTTATAATCTCCAGGATATAAATTCGATCCTTCATGAAAACTTGTCGCATAAAACGTCTGCCCCTGTAATTTTGAGGTTGCATCATCCGACCAATTAACACTAATATCGTTCTCAGTAGTTGCACCATCATTTCCATATTGTTGTACTGATGTAATCCTGCTTCTCTCGGTTGATTCACCATATTCATAATTAAGTTGATACTTTCTGCACAAGGTTCCATTGCTTCCATTGATGTCCGCACCAATCACAATCGAAATCCACTTCAACCGATAATCAGTATCAACCTTCGACGGATTATACATCGTGAAATGATCATCGCGCTCTTCATAAGAAAAATTGACCGCCCTCATTGCAGTCAGCGGGTCCGCATCATTCTGAGAATAGATAATCTGTAAGGGATAATAATCCCCATTATCAGCATCTTCCAAATAAGTTACGTAATAGTAATTCCCCTTGGCATCCTCTACATGGGAAACGCTCCATACCCGGGCCTTGCCGGATTTATTAACCGCATCGATGTGCCCGTCATTGCTGCTGTCATGATAGGAGTCGGGACGGCCGTAGTAAATTACCCGGCCATCCTTGGCAGTAACTTTCCAATAGGAATTCGAGGTACTCAAGGAATAGCCGCGGATGTGTAAAAAGCTCTTCCGCTCGGTGCGATACTCTTTATACGTTCCTGCATCATTGGTTTCGATCAGTTTTTGCCCGTCAAGAAGATAGTGATCATCATCGTCAAAATTAACCGGACATGACAGATCCCGTGTAATTGCCGACAAGCCGGACAGGCTCCAGCCTACGCCACACATGCCGTTACCTTGATTTGAGTTATAGCTTAAGGAAAGCTGCGGCGTCAGGCTGCCGGTTCCGGGGGGGACTTCTATGGGTACTGAATAGGTAAACGCGCCGGATTGGTCTACCGACTGGCCGAAAAGAAAAACACTGCATACTACAACAATCAAAAAAGCGAAGGTAGTTTTTTTCATTTTCTTTCATTCCGCATTTTTAATGGACTATTCGCAACAGTTTAACAAAGATTTGGAAAGGGTCAAGAGGGTGTTCTTTCAGGCAAGCTTCAACACTGTTTCGGTGGTTTCGACTCCGCTCAACCACCGAAAGGAAGGTCCCTGAGCGGACCAGTACTGCGCGAAGCCAAAGTAGTCGAAAGGACCTTCCATAGTTGTAGCTGGTATGATTGTTTTGGATACCTAGGGCCTGTTCACACTAATTGATAATCCATGTTAAAATTTCCCTATGGAAATTACCCCAGAACAGTTTGCCATAATAGAAGACTTATTACCGGTTCAACGAGGAAACGTGAAACTTTTAAATCTTGATGTCCTTAATGCGGTCCTGCATATTGCTGAACATGGTTGTAAGTGGCGAGGACTCCCTGAGAGATTCGGGAATTGGCATAGTGTCTATATGAGAGCCAATCGCTGGGCTAAGCAAGGTGTACTCGAGAAGGTTTTTCTCGCCCTTCAAGAGGCAGAAATTATCAATATTCGGGTTGATCATGTCTCTTTGGATAGTACGGCTGTCAAGGTCCATCCCGATGGAACGGGCGCTTTAAAAAAAACGGTCCTCAATCTATCGGAAAGTCGAGGGCCGGATGGACAACCAAGATTCACATGGTGGCGGCCGGGGCTCAAACAGCCGTAACTTTCTCGTTATCTCCCGGTCAGGCCGGAGATGCCCCCGAAGGCCGAAAGCTCTTAAACACCTTGAAAGATAAGAGATGGAAAGGCACCAAGGTTCTCATGGACAGGGCCTATGAAGGCGATGAGACCAGGCAACTGGTTCTTGACCTTGAGATGGCACCAGTGGTGCCTCCCAAACGAAATAGGCGTAATCCCTGGGAATATGACAAGGAACTGTATAAAAAACGTAATGAAGTAGAGCGACTATTCCGTCGTCTTAAGGGCTTTCGGCGCATTTTTTCCCGATTTGAGAAATTAGATGTGATGTTTGTGTTTTTTATCCACTTCGCTTTAATTGTTGATACCCTTTTTAGTGTGAACAGGCCCTAATAACTTGAAACATTTAATCAACTAATTGAGTATCTTTATACTCTTGCTTTGTTGTAGAACTAAAAAGAGTCAAAACATTTCCGAACTGATGTTTTGCTAATTACGATCATTTTAGATCGACTCAGAGAGTCGGGTATCTAAAAGATTGTGAATCATTCTATCCCGCCCTTTTTCCAGGTGTTCATACATCGCTTTTGCCGCACCGTCAGGATTATGCTGCTCAATGCAGTCGAATATTTCGCGAGGTTCATATATGGTATCGATTTCCTGAATATTCACGGTTCCTCTGACTTCTTCCCTGTTTCATTTGGCAACCCAACCTCGGATCAGACGAAACTGGGATTGCATGTTGGATAATATTTGTTCCAATCTCCAATAACCGGCCCCGGCAACAATGGCGTTATGGAAATGAACGTCAATCTCTACCAGTGATTGCTCATCGTCCCTCGGAGGATTATGGCTAAACAGCATGCGTAGATCCGCTATTCTTTCTGCGGAAATTTTATTTGTCGCCAGCTCCGCAGCTACCGGCTCCAGGGCCTTGTGTATAATAAAAATCTCTTCAATATCTTCTTTAGTCGGATTGAAAATAGAGTAGGATATACCGTTGTAGTTCACCAATCCCTGTTGTACCAGAATTCGTAAACCTTCCCGAATGGGGGTTCGGCTGACACCCAGTTCCTCTGCAAGTTTATCCACCACAATGCGTTCACCGGGACCGAAATCGAGAGCAAGAATACGTTCCTTGATTAAGCTTTCAGCCTGTTCGCTCAAGCTTAGGCGCACTACCTTCTTTTGTTTCATTTTCCTGGAACAGCTCTCGTCTGTTTCCTCCCGGAATAAAAATTCTTGACAGCAGAACGGAAGGACCATACCGTATATGGTATCAAGTAATGATTAACAACAGTAGGTAATAGCTTCCAATTGATATCCGGAAAACATAGTGGAAATTGCGTGTGGGATTCCATTCCGGCGCGCGGGAATATTTCGGCAAAGATACAAAAGGAGGTAACATGAAAAACTTGTGGTTTTGATAGTATGTTTACTGGTGGTATTGTTTGCTCTGCCTGTATTTGCAGAAGGGACAAGGAGAGCAGTGGAAACGGCGGTGCGAAAAAAGTCGTTGTAAATATTGCTTCTACCTTCCCTCCCGATTAACCTCAGGATCAGGCTGAAAAAGTTCAAGGAGCTGGTAAAATCTCGATCCAACGATAGAATCGAGACTCTGATTCATCCTTCTAATGCGATGGGAAATGAGAAGCAGACTTTTGAAATGCTTTCCGACGGATCTGTTGAATACGGTGTTCTTGGGACACTTGTAGAATCTCAAATTAAATTGAATAAACCCTCGCACGAACAGTTAGACAATTTCTCT is from Marispirochaeta sp. and encodes:
- a CDS encoding IS3 family transposase; translated protein: MIDPNHPELSIAQQCRTLEVTRSSYYRKGRDMRTETDLEDLTVILEYHKKVPFYGYRKVSRVLLPEHPHLTRKRVRRLMKRFGLRALYPGPNLSKARNDHKKYPYLLRGKQIRHPNQVWASDITYIGLPQGHVYLVAIVDLYSRKVLSWRLSNSMDPSFCVAALQEAIETYGVPAIFNTDQGSQFTSRAYLSVLEEHQVEISMDGVGRALDNVYVERLWRSLKYEDIYLRSYESMVELHHGIEHYFTFYNTERLHQSLEYRTPEEMHQSFATENPLPLAA
- a CDS encoding transposase, with product MRKSYNTAFKSKVALEAIKEQETIQQIALKYDVHPNQVSQWKKQLPDNLPATFERPNKKREEERRLEQERDQLLRTVGELTVVNEFLKKKHREYYGKDPE
- a CDS encoding RHS repeat-associated core domain-containing protein; translation: MKKTTFAFLIVVVCSVFLFGQSVDQSGAFTYSVPIEVPPGTGSLTPQLSLSYNSNQGNGMCGVGWSLSGLSAITRDLSCPVNFDDDDHYLLDGQKLIETNDAGTYKEYRTERKSFLHIRGYSLSTSNSYWKVTAKDGRVIYYGRPDSYHDSSNDGHIDAVNKSGKARVWSVSHVEDAKGNYYYVTYLEDADNGDYYPLQIIYSQNDADPLTAMRAVNFSYEERDDHFTMYNPSKVDTDYRLKWISIVIGADINGSNGTLCRKYQLNYEYGESTERSRITSVQQYGNDGATTENDISVNWSDDATSKLQGQTFYATSFHEGSNLYPGDYNGDGITDLAFWDTGNGIIRVHPVEDGKLQGQTFYATSFHEGSNLYPGDYNGDGITDLAFWDKGNGIIRVHPVEDGKLQGQTFYATSFHEGSNLYPGDYNGDGITDLAFWDKGNGIIRVHPVEDGKLQGQTFYATSFHEGSNLYPGDYNGDGITDLAFWDTGNGIIRVHPVEDGKLQGQTFYATSFHEGSNLYPGDYNGDGITDLAFWDTGNGIIRVHPVEDGKLQGQTFYATSFHEGSNLYPGDYNGDGITDLAFWDTGNGIIRVHPVEDGKLQGQTFYATSFHEGSNLYPGDYNGDGITDLTFWDTGNGIIRVHPNTGPRSNLLTTITNSSGATISPTYTPAPKLDGAVCLENSSNPIIANPSSRMLVTELAIDDGLGNTTITDYFYHNGLLKTGYRYERKNLGFEWVAKYDQQTGLTTRTWYNQDPDTFYGLVEKTEVYFGDCYDYADFWSVKENTYALNSTTGAIELRRVVERLYNFSDDPVTTMVEYPSYDSYGNQLNSVDYGEVSWPGLTNLDVYDDITKEVEYITLDSESRYISVPATEQTHAYTLDGLLTTVSETRYLYDGDTAGGYVDAGLVTHKEFENGTNDSAMEYGYDDYGNLIWADDARTVSGEVTPASGHSAQLTYDSDYATYVVSKTDVDGNTETVSYDDRMQPVIVTDVNGVAWKKVYDEFGRVIAEIAPGDSEIAPTKRYTYSDPLTDGLPNWVKTEVKDSAPTEAASYLVAYVYSDGLGRELERKSEATDDCWITIDTHYDSAGREWKISVPYYSDSYEYDYTGERDSSDRVFSETLYDGVGRIVEKIYPDGTSTKTKYGKRSSITMDPAGHVSARSVYGRDVFEYTYEDDFSAFWDYLNAATFIDSYSYYTNTRVTTAGNATQISDQDGNTITTKLDMLGRKTSYDDPDKGLWSYSYDKNGNLISQQDAEGNTVSFSYDEQNRMTSKTVNGDPAASYTYGTDSSVYEVGQLIFVTFDGNSDAFTYDERGRVTTHTRELSGMSKTMQYTQYDSMDRLRREVNPDGEELIHTYLNDGNLSSLENSSGYAYISALDSEPFGKISGFTFGNGVTTEYGYYDGSDGGATSYRLQSIDIAHSGTIIGSTCYEYDSVDNITRKTFTDDFDGAYTENFIYDYLNRLSSYDTDIRGTTETKAYSYDEVNNIYQKNGLTYLYGGLKPHAVTELQDAGNTIRTFEYNANGDMTRATNYTSVSITAGAEGLRGAQPVLELWVGDKREMRWRLNDEDVRDYTWHGYWNGSDPIYVRYAGDQGTGSADGVRVDRIMVNGETVESNDPTQVYFVTGTFDPVNGISGLQTITLSDDELMDQYGAFRYSGITATPEEREFDYDGENRLIRLEIGSEVSYYSYDPSGDRISSSESGGTTYFFFAGYEVRVEGTTTTVTAGYFANAMRIAQRKSVYENSVLSSEELLYLHTDHLGSAVRMTDESGNVVSSLAYSPFGETIYAAGDEETPYQFTGQHNDGNGIYYFHARYYDPVLGRFLQADSVLDGLNRYAYCGNNPVVYTDPTGLWSLGIGVVFGWDSDHGWHVGVGAACDFSNEIGLSSGNISYVWNEDGTQTATASVGVYAIAGPIQGYTSIGGSYNTETGYSLSYNVGIGAYGVGVELSTSQYWTTSGKYLGGTVSCGVYVGSNSLSAGFGYRYGWGAFSSGWYGRAVGFSWSESGGDWSYNGYSDGIWSRYRSDSRVPISVSMPQVWNAPNTIIGLGVVAYWAMTGHVNGFDFSDGGWNAYTDLDKGKTQAQTLGDVVAYYIDEDKNPNNQSTTYISGYTGKRETLGTHESCHRRYDYPAWGISFVPLYFASTRFHDWIEHRADLYGATP
- a CDS encoding IS5 family transposase (programmed frameshift), which encodes MEITPEQFAIIEDLLPVQRGNVKLLNLDVLNAVLHIAEHGCKWRGLPERFGNWHSVYMRANRWAKQGVLEKVFLALQEAEIINIRVDHVSLDSTAVKVHPDGTGAFKKNGPQSIGKSRAGWTTKIHMVAAGAQTAVTFSLSPGQAGDAPEGRKLLNTLKDKRWKGTKVLMDRAYEGDETRQLVLDLEMAPVVPPKRNRRNPWEYDKELYKKRNEVERLFRRLKGFRRIFSRFEKLDVMFVFFIHFALIVDTLFSVNRP
- a CDS encoding GntR family transcriptional regulator; translation: MKQKKVVRLSLSEQAESLIKERILALDFGPGERIVVDKLAEELGVSRTPIREGLRILVQQGLVNYNGISYSIFNPTKEDIEEIFIIHKALEPVAAELATNKISAERIADLRMLFSHNPPRDDEQSLVEIDVHFHNAIVAGAGYWRLEQILSNMQSQFRLIRGWVAK